A genome region from Pristis pectinata isolate sPriPec2 chromosome 4, sPriPec2.1.pri, whole genome shotgun sequence includes the following:
- the LOC127569426 gene encoding mid1-interacting protein 1-B-like codes for MMQIMDTYNQKHSLFNAMNKFIAAVNNMDQTVMVPSLLRDVPLEDESKSEVNGVSSTGASNYYADKRDMYNYYVLLKSIKNDIEWGVVQLDDRKKDKAATIDLRVDEVEGEEDLQKQFHYHLNGLYTVLSKLTRKANILTNRYKQEIGFGSWGH; via the coding sequence ATGATGCAAATTATGGATACGTACAATCAGAAGCACTCCTTATTCAACGCCATGAACAAATTTATAGCTGCGGTTAATAACATGGACCAGACAGTGATGGTGCCTAGCCTTTTGCGGGATGTCCCTCTTGAAGACGAAAGCAAGAGCGAAGTCAATGGCGTCTCAAGTACTGGAGCGTCTAACTATTACGCTGATAAGCGGGATATGTACAACTACtacgtcttgctgaaatccatcaaGAACGATATTGAGTGGGGTGTGGTGCAGCTGGACGATAGGAAAAAAGATAAAGCCGCCACCATAGACCTTAGAGTGGATGAGGTGGAAGGGGAAGAAGACTTGCAGAAACAATTCCATTATCATCTAAATGGATTATACACCGTCCTGTCAAAACTGACCAGAAAAGCTAACATCCTAACTAACCGCTACAAACAAGAAATTGGATTCGGTAGCTGGGGACATTGA